A region of Cucumis melo cultivar AY chromosome 2, USDA_Cmelo_AY_1.0, whole genome shotgun sequence DNA encodes the following proteins:
- the LOC103494254 gene encoding uncharacterized protein LOC103494254 isoform X1, translating into MITGGKSYVSAPPAFSNDAKRLLVCTGYSVSIFSTSTGLQITSLEGHKASVTSVTVVPASSAASKILCFCWTTSLDGTIRYWDFSIPELMKTVDIRLPVYSMVIPSLLGQPLERDAKSGDLFAYVSVENIGVKDGKPVPVRGQILKCNLTKSRLAAGVILAETQQPEYLTISSSGSFFGIRNKRKIHVWKVPIGQSKNLGAKRITLHHTKDLTVLAFHPTQRMVAAGDVTGRILIWRGFGNRTFAVSGEEAGKKSFDSDEDRPGVRGNDDADSCSTRHWHPTEVFALSFSSDGAYLYSGGKEGVLVVWQLDTEKRKYLPRIGSPLLYFTDSPDPLLASVSCADNQIHLLKMPSMEILKSISGIKLPCSFPDVCQGSNNGFAFDQNDGLVALRSENYSIQFYSLFDDCGVCEQVQICERNHQPGEELTVVITSVALSLDGSLMTTAEVRIPEGGIGGFICLKFWDSELENKKFSLSTVVYEPHRDAGISALAFHPNRRMVVSTSYGGDFKMWVCNGGLQKVQGEKSSSWMCHSVGSYKKKSMTAAAFSADGSVLAVAAETVITLWDPEQNILVAVIGETLTPIVNLSFAGDSEFLVSVSQGSKPQLSVWIVSKLSLSWSYKLHIEALACAVDKSSFAVLALIPESVQLQFSDSTFQGRDGMILHFNANDPVPLSTWSVRKAQGGGLAFLRSKKSYISSDEKSGHPWLVCINGDHEYTLFDPSGKEAQELSLTKQGNYHALEETGGKFGYEAIYGELPEFESKMDQTLSAPSVPSQRPWETIFSGSSHELPPLTKLCSSFLESLLERRTVTTE; encoded by the exons ATGATCACCGGCGGGAAGAGCTACGTTTCAGCACCTCCAGCTTTCTCCAATGACGCCAAGCGGCTTCTTGTCTGCACCGGCTACTCTGTCTCCATTTTCAGTACCTCCACTGGCTTGCAG ATTACTTCCTTGGAGGGTCACAAGGCCTCTGTGACATCGGTCACCGTGGTGCCGGCCTCTAGTGCGGCAAGTAAGATCTTGTGCTTCTGTTGGACTACTTCACTCGATGGAACTATTCGATATTGGGATTTCTCGATTCCGGAGCTCATGAAGACCGTAGATATTCGGCTACCGGTTTACTCCATG GTCATCCCTTCTCTGTTAGGCCAGCCGTTGGAGAGGGATGCAAAGTCTGGTGACCTTTTTGCTTATGTATCAGTGGAAAACATAGGAGTGAAGGATGGAAAGCCGGTGCCTGTGAGAGGACAAATTCTTAAGTGTAACTTAACCAAGTCTCGCTTGGCTGCTGGGGTCATTTTAGCTGAG ACTCAACAACCTGAATATTTAACTATTAGCTCATCAGGGAGCTTCTTTGGCATCCGAAATAAGCGCAAAATCCATGTATGGAAAGTGCCAATTGGACAATCTAAAAATTTAGGGGCTAAAAGAATTACTCTGCATCACACAAAAGACTTGACGGTTCTTGCATTTCACCCAACCCAAAGAATGGTAGCTGCAGGTGATGTGACTGGGAGAATTTTAATATGGAGGGGATTCGGTAATAGGACATTTGCTGTTTCTGGTGAAGAAGCTGGCAAAAAGTCTTTTGACAGTGATGAAGATAGACCAGGAGTCAGAGGAAATGATGATGCTGATTCTTGCTCTACAAGGCACTGGCATCCTACTGAAGTGTTTGCTCTCTCTTTCTCCTCTGATGGGGCATATCTTTATTCAG GTGGGAAGGAGGGGGTTCTTGTGGTTTGGCAACTTGACACAGAGAAGAGAAAATACCTGCCACGAATTGGGTCACCACTATTGTATTTTACTGATTCTCCAGATCCTCTGCTTGCCTCT GTATCTTGTGCAGACAATCAAATTCATTTACTGAAAATGCCTTCCATGGAAATCTTGAAGTCCATATCTGGGATCAAG CTTCCTTGTTCATTTCCTGATGTTTGTCAAGGATCTAATAACGGATTTGCCTTTGATCAAAATGATGGTCTAGTTGCCCTTCGTTCAGAAAACTATAGCATTCAGTTCTACAGTTTGTTTGATGACTGTGGAGTTTGTGAG CAGGTTCAAATTTGTGAGAGGAACCATCAACCCGGTGAAGAGCTCACT GTTGTTATTACTTCTGTGGCTCTCTCCCTTGATGGTTCTTTAATGACTACTGCTGAAGTTAGAATTCCTGAGGGTGGAATTGGTGGTTTCATTTGTCTCAAGTTTTGGGATTCAGAGTTGGAAAACAAAAAGTTTAGTTTGTCAACCGTTGTATATGAGCCACACAG GGATGCTGGGATTTCTGCTCTCGCTTTCCACCCTAATCGTCGTATGGTTGTCAGTACATCATATGGTGGAGACTTCAAG aTGTGGGTTTGCAATGGAGGACTTCAGAAAGTTCAGGGAGAGAAAAGTTCAAGCTGGATGTGCCATTCAGTTGGGTCTTACAA AAAGAAGTCAATGACTGCTGCCGCATTTTCTGCCGATGGTTCTGTTTTGGCTGTTGCTGCAGAAACTGTCATTACATTATGGGACCCTGAGCAAAATATCCTCGTTGCTGTAATTGGAGAGACTCTTACG CCAATTGTGAATCTTAGCTTTGCTGGAGACTCCGAGTTTCTTGTATCTGTGTCACAAGGTTCAAAACCACAACTATCTGTTTGGATTGTGTCAAAACTATCATTATCCTGGTCATACAAGCTTCATATAGAAG CTTTGGCCTGTGCTGTGGATAAGTCTTCTTTTGCTGTGCTTGCCCTTATCCCCGAATCTGTACAGTTGCAATTTAGTGACTCAACATTCCAAGGAAGAGATGGAATGATTTTGCATTTTAATGCCAATGATCCTGTTCCCCTGAGTACCTGGTCTGTTAGGAAG GCTCAGGGAGGGGGTCTTGCGTTTCTACGATCCAAAAAAAGTTACATTAGTTCAGATGAAAAATCTGGCCATCCATGGCTTGTCTGTATCAATGGTGACCACGAGTATACTCTATTTGACCCATCTGGCAAGGAAGCACAAGAACTTAGTTTGACCAAGCAGGGAAACTATCACGCCCTTGAAGAAACTGGAG GGAAATTTGGATATGAAGCTATCTATGGCGAACTGCCAGAATTTGAATCAAAGATGGACCAGACCTTGTCTGCCCCATCTGTTCCATCACAGAGGCCTTGGGAGACCATCTTCAGTGGTTCATCACATGAACTTCCACCCCTTACTAAGCTTTGTTCATCATTTTTAGAATCATTATTGGAGAGGAGGACCGTTACTACCGAGTAA
- the LOC103494254 gene encoding uncharacterized protein LOC103494254 isoform X2, whose product MITGGKSYVSAPPAFSNDAKRLLVCTGYSVSIFSTSTGLQITSLEGHKASVTSVTVVPASSAASKILCFCWTTSLDGTIRYWDFSIPELMKTVDIRLPVYSMVIPSLLGQPLERDAKSGDLFAYVSVENIGVKDGKPVPVRGQILKCNLTKSRLAAGVILAETQQPEYLTISSSGSFFGIRNKRKIHVWKVPIGQSKNLGAKRITLHHTKDLTVLAFHPTQRMVAAGDVTGRILIWRGFGNRTFAVSGEEAGKKSFDSDEDRPGVRGNDDADSCSTRHWHPTEVFALSFSSDGAYLYSGGKEGVLVVWQLDTEKRKYLPRIGSPLLYFTDSPDPLLASVSCADNQIHLLKMPSMEILKSISGIKLPCSFPDVCQGSNNGFAFDQNDGLVALRSENYSIQFYSLFDDCGVCEVQICERNHQPGEELTVVITSVALSLDGSLMTTAEVRIPEGGIGGFICLKFWDSELENKKFSLSTVVYEPHRDAGISALAFHPNRRMVVSTSYGGDFKMWVCNGGLQKVQGEKSSSWMCHSVGSYKKKSMTAAAFSADGSVLAVAAETVITLWDPEQNILVAVIGETLTPIVNLSFAGDSEFLVSVSQGSKPQLSVWIVSKLSLSWSYKLHIEALACAVDKSSFAVLALIPESVQLQFSDSTFQGRDGMILHFNANDPVPLSTWSVRKAQGGGLAFLRSKKSYISSDEKSGHPWLVCINGDHEYTLFDPSGKEAQELSLTKQGNYHALEETGGKFGYEAIYGELPEFESKMDQTLSAPSVPSQRPWETIFSGSSHELPPLTKLCSSFLESLLERRTVTTE is encoded by the exons ATGATCACCGGCGGGAAGAGCTACGTTTCAGCACCTCCAGCTTTCTCCAATGACGCCAAGCGGCTTCTTGTCTGCACCGGCTACTCTGTCTCCATTTTCAGTACCTCCACTGGCTTGCAG ATTACTTCCTTGGAGGGTCACAAGGCCTCTGTGACATCGGTCACCGTGGTGCCGGCCTCTAGTGCGGCAAGTAAGATCTTGTGCTTCTGTTGGACTACTTCACTCGATGGAACTATTCGATATTGGGATTTCTCGATTCCGGAGCTCATGAAGACCGTAGATATTCGGCTACCGGTTTACTCCATG GTCATCCCTTCTCTGTTAGGCCAGCCGTTGGAGAGGGATGCAAAGTCTGGTGACCTTTTTGCTTATGTATCAGTGGAAAACATAGGAGTGAAGGATGGAAAGCCGGTGCCTGTGAGAGGACAAATTCTTAAGTGTAACTTAACCAAGTCTCGCTTGGCTGCTGGGGTCATTTTAGCTGAG ACTCAACAACCTGAATATTTAACTATTAGCTCATCAGGGAGCTTCTTTGGCATCCGAAATAAGCGCAAAATCCATGTATGGAAAGTGCCAATTGGACAATCTAAAAATTTAGGGGCTAAAAGAATTACTCTGCATCACACAAAAGACTTGACGGTTCTTGCATTTCACCCAACCCAAAGAATGGTAGCTGCAGGTGATGTGACTGGGAGAATTTTAATATGGAGGGGATTCGGTAATAGGACATTTGCTGTTTCTGGTGAAGAAGCTGGCAAAAAGTCTTTTGACAGTGATGAAGATAGACCAGGAGTCAGAGGAAATGATGATGCTGATTCTTGCTCTACAAGGCACTGGCATCCTACTGAAGTGTTTGCTCTCTCTTTCTCCTCTGATGGGGCATATCTTTATTCAG GTGGGAAGGAGGGGGTTCTTGTGGTTTGGCAACTTGACACAGAGAAGAGAAAATACCTGCCACGAATTGGGTCACCACTATTGTATTTTACTGATTCTCCAGATCCTCTGCTTGCCTCT GTATCTTGTGCAGACAATCAAATTCATTTACTGAAAATGCCTTCCATGGAAATCTTGAAGTCCATATCTGGGATCAAG CTTCCTTGTTCATTTCCTGATGTTTGTCAAGGATCTAATAACGGATTTGCCTTTGATCAAAATGATGGTCTAGTTGCCCTTCGTTCAGAAAACTATAGCATTCAGTTCTACAGTTTGTTTGATGACTGTGGAGTTTGTGAG GTTCAAATTTGTGAGAGGAACCATCAACCCGGTGAAGAGCTCACT GTTGTTATTACTTCTGTGGCTCTCTCCCTTGATGGTTCTTTAATGACTACTGCTGAAGTTAGAATTCCTGAGGGTGGAATTGGTGGTTTCATTTGTCTCAAGTTTTGGGATTCAGAGTTGGAAAACAAAAAGTTTAGTTTGTCAACCGTTGTATATGAGCCACACAG GGATGCTGGGATTTCTGCTCTCGCTTTCCACCCTAATCGTCGTATGGTTGTCAGTACATCATATGGTGGAGACTTCAAG aTGTGGGTTTGCAATGGAGGACTTCAGAAAGTTCAGGGAGAGAAAAGTTCAAGCTGGATGTGCCATTCAGTTGGGTCTTACAA AAAGAAGTCAATGACTGCTGCCGCATTTTCTGCCGATGGTTCTGTTTTGGCTGTTGCTGCAGAAACTGTCATTACATTATGGGACCCTGAGCAAAATATCCTCGTTGCTGTAATTGGAGAGACTCTTACG CCAATTGTGAATCTTAGCTTTGCTGGAGACTCCGAGTTTCTTGTATCTGTGTCACAAGGTTCAAAACCACAACTATCTGTTTGGATTGTGTCAAAACTATCATTATCCTGGTCATACAAGCTTCATATAGAAG CTTTGGCCTGTGCTGTGGATAAGTCTTCTTTTGCTGTGCTTGCCCTTATCCCCGAATCTGTACAGTTGCAATTTAGTGACTCAACATTCCAAGGAAGAGATGGAATGATTTTGCATTTTAATGCCAATGATCCTGTTCCCCTGAGTACCTGGTCTGTTAGGAAG GCTCAGGGAGGGGGTCTTGCGTTTCTACGATCCAAAAAAAGTTACATTAGTTCAGATGAAAAATCTGGCCATCCATGGCTTGTCTGTATCAATGGTGACCACGAGTATACTCTATTTGACCCATCTGGCAAGGAAGCACAAGAACTTAGTTTGACCAAGCAGGGAAACTATCACGCCCTTGAAGAAACTGGAG GGAAATTTGGATATGAAGCTATCTATGGCGAACTGCCAGAATTTGAATCAAAGATGGACCAGACCTTGTCTGCCCCATCTGTTCCATCACAGAGGCCTTGGGAGACCATCTTCAGTGGTTCATCACATGAACTTCCACCCCTTACTAAGCTTTGTTCATCATTTTTAGAATCATTATTGGAGAGGAGGACCGTTACTACCGAGTAA